A DNA window from Paraburkholderia sp. IMGN_8 contains the following coding sequences:
- a CDS encoding heavy metal sensor histidine kinase yields MRSRSLAATLAFAFGATTLAVFVLVGSFLYLALERQIKAQDDLDIVLAARHARRLAQELDTSKGIRKHSDRLTSIVFGNEAMSMEVFDPDGRQVLGHNLANTFAAPAGANDARNASAAGAASEAHEAAASDPNEASEASEASEASGVATTAALPQLTRIPASARITETAIADWSGRNGAPIRGILTDARLRDGEVASVLVARNMSDRWLMLDRYRDKLHMAGAAGAILAMLLSYLLIRAALRPVRDIAASASRVTVNRLNTRIAVARVPRELEALVVSLNAMLERVEQGFQRLSRFTADLAHDMRTPLSNMRGTAEVALARPRSSDEYEALLASNLEECDRLSRMIENVLFLARAEHPQFVKHMREFDAGQELTHIAEYFEGIAEDASVSLRVTGAAMLTADLELFRRAVSNLLANAIRYTPHGGEIVLDATASGDEVRVTVSNQGQPIAHEHLERIFDRFYRIDPSRSSLPSSGLSQGSTGSTGLGLAIVRTIMELHGGSVHAESDTQSTRFILTFRRVE; encoded by the coding sequence ATGCGCAGCCGCTCGCTCGCCGCGACGCTCGCGTTTGCATTCGGCGCCACCACGCTCGCCGTCTTCGTTCTGGTCGGCAGTTTTCTGTATCTCGCGCTGGAACGGCAGATCAAGGCGCAAGACGATCTCGACATCGTGCTCGCCGCCCGTCATGCACGACGGCTTGCACAGGAACTCGACACGTCGAAGGGGATTCGCAAGCACAGCGACCGTCTGACCAGCATCGTGTTCGGCAATGAAGCGATGTCGATGGAAGTCTTCGATCCCGACGGACGCCAGGTGCTCGGACACAACCTCGCCAACACCTTCGCCGCGCCGGCCGGCGCCAATGATGCCCGTAACGCAAGTGCAGCCGGCGCAGCCAGTGAGGCGCATGAGGCCGCAGCCAGCGACCCCAATGAAGCCAGCGAGGCCAGTGAAGCAAGTGAAGCCAGCGGCGTCGCGACCACCGCCGCCTTGCCGCAGTTGACGCGCATTCCCGCTTCAGCGCGCATCACCGAGACCGCCATCGCCGACTGGAGCGGCCGCAACGGCGCGCCGATCCGCGGCATCCTGACTGACGCGAGGTTGCGCGACGGCGAAGTGGCCAGCGTGCTGGTGGCGCGCAACATGAGCGACCGCTGGCTGATGCTCGATCGCTATCGCGACAAGCTGCACATGGCAGGCGCCGCTGGCGCGATTCTCGCGATGCTATTGAGCTATCTGCTGATTCGCGCAGCATTGCGGCCGGTGCGCGATATCGCGGCGAGCGCAAGCCGCGTCACGGTCAATCGTCTGAATACGCGGATTGCCGTAGCGCGCGTGCCGCGTGAACTCGAAGCGCTGGTGGTGTCCTTGAATGCAATGCTCGAGCGCGTGGAGCAGGGCTTTCAACGTCTGTCGCGTTTCACCGCCGACCTCGCACACGATATGCGCACGCCGCTCAGCAACATGCGCGGCACCGCCGAAGTGGCGCTCGCCCGGCCTCGTTCCTCGGACGAATACGAGGCGCTACTGGCGTCGAATCTGGAGGAATGCGACCGGCTGTCGCGAATGATCGAAAACGTGCTGTTCCTCGCGCGCGCGGAGCATCCGCAGTTCGTCAAACACATGCGCGAGTTCGACGCCGGACAGGAATTGACGCACATTGCCGAGTACTTCGAAGGTATCGCCGAAGATGCGAGCGTCAGCTTGCGCGTCACCGGCGCCGCCATGCTGACGGCCGACCTGGAGCTGTTTCGCCGCGCCGTCAGCAATCTGCTCGCCAACGCAATTCGTTACACACCGCATGGCGGCGAGATCGTGCTCGACGCCACTGCGTCCGGCGACGAGGTGCGCGTGACCGTGTCCAACCAGGGGCAGCCGATCGCTCACGAGCATCTTGAACGGATTTTCGACCGTTTTTATCGTATCGACCCGTCGCGCAGTTCACTGCCGTCTTCCGGCTTATCGCAAGGGTCCACGGGCTCCACGGGCCTCGGCCTCGCCATCGTGCGCACGATCATGGAGCTGCATGGCGGCTCGGTGCATGCCGAAAGCGACACGCAGAGCACGCGTTTCATTCTCACGTTCCGGCGGGTTGAGTGA